From Terriglobales bacterium, one genomic window encodes:
- a CDS encoding Wzz/FepE/Etk N-terminal domain-containing protein, whose amino-acid sequence MRGTEIETLNTIQSDIGGDRNVRQGIQVWPLVSALARQKAIIIYTTGLALLVALLVSFLIPGMYEANTTIMPPQQVQSASTALLGQLAPLASLAGKDLGLANPAAVYISILKSRTIQDSLITKFELVKRYRLKRWSDVRKELRSRTEVSEDRKSGVITIAVVDEDPRTAALIANAYVEELRQLTSRLAVTEAARRRVFFEREVQEEKRALASAENNLRKTQEATGLIQLDSQAKAIIESVARVRSQIATKEVELQAIGSFATPENPDYVRLQQQLLGLRSQLTKMERSTVDGVREIGIPTGKVPEAGLMYVRSLREVKYHEMLFEVLAKQFEAAKIDEAKEGALIQVIDYAITPDRKVGPSRLRTVLLVCVSVFILVCGAVGYREYQNQVNTPKVP is encoded by the coding sequence GTGAGGGGCACTGAAATCGAAACACTCAATACAATTCAGTCGGACATCGGTGGCGATCGTAATGTTCGTCAGGGAATCCAAGTGTGGCCGTTGGTTTCCGCCTTGGCTCGCCAGAAAGCAATCATCATCTACACAACGGGATTGGCTTTGCTGGTGGCACTCCTTGTGAGCTTCCTCATCCCCGGCATGTATGAGGCGAACACCACGATAATGCCTCCACAACAGGTGCAATCAGCATCTACGGCGCTCTTGGGACAATTGGCGCCACTTGCCTCACTCGCTGGCAAGGATCTCGGCCTGGCGAACCCGGCAGCAGTTTACATTTCCATTCTCAAATCACGAACGATCCAAGACTCTCTAATAACAAAGTTCGAGCTGGTAAAGCGCTATCGATTAAAACGTTGGTCGGACGTGCGAAAAGAACTCAGGTCACGCACAGAAGTCTCTGAGGATCGTAAGAGCGGGGTGATTACGATCGCGGTCGTTGACGAGGATCCCCGTACTGCCGCATTGATTGCAAATGCGTATGTCGAAGAACTCCGTCAGCTTACCTCCCGCTTGGCAGTCACAGAAGCCGCACGCAGGAGGGTCTTCTTTGAGAGAGAAGTTCAAGAGGAGAAGAGAGCGCTAGCTTCGGCCGAGAACAATTTGCGAAAAACTCAGGAGGCAACCGGTTTAATACAACTCGACAGTCAAGCAAAGGCTATTATCGAGAGTGTTGCTCGGGTCCGCTCTCAAATAGCCACAAAAGAAGTAGAGTTGCAAGCGATTGGATCGTTCGCCACGCCAGAGAACCCCGACTACGTACGACTTCAACAGCAACTGCTTGGGTTACGAAGCCAATTAACGAAGATGGAGCGAAGTACGGTTGACGGCGTGCGCGAAATCGGAATTCCGACAGGCAAGGTGCCCGAGGCCGGCTTGATGTATGTGCGCAGCCTCCGAGAAGTGAAGTATCATGAGATGCTGTTCGAGGTACTCGCCAAGCAATTTGAGGCCGCAAAAATCGATGAAGCTAAAGAAGGGGCACTTATCCAGGTGATTGATTATGCCATTACACCTGACCGGAAAGTCGGCCCCAGTCGACTAAGGACAGTGTTGCTGGTCTGTGTCAGCGTTTTCATCCTAGTTTGCGGTGCTGTCGGTTATCGTGAATATCAGAACCAGGTGAACACACCTAAGGTTCCATGA